The following coding sequences are from one Culicoidibacter larvae window:
- a CDS encoding histidine phosphatase family protein, whose protein sequence is MSKTLYLMRHGQTLFNVRKKIQGWCDAPLTETGIKQAVIAGQYFKDNNISFDKAYSSTSERACDTLELVTDMDYTRLKGLKEWNFGTFEGESEDLNPQLPYGDFFADFGGEREMDFRARLVETMEAIMNEPGHNTVLAVSHGAAYAQFARNWEANSKVGIVRGLKNCCILKFEYEDGQFTLVDFINHDFSKLI, encoded by the coding sequence ATGAGTAAAACATTATATTTGATGCGGCATGGACAGACTTTGTTTAATGTTCGCAAGAAGATTCAAGGGTGGTGTGATGCTCCATTAACTGAGACTGGCATCAAGCAAGCAGTTATTGCCGGGCAGTATTTCAAGGATAATAATATTTCTTTTGATAAGGCCTATAGTTCTACTTCAGAGCGAGCTTGTGATACCTTAGAGTTGGTAACTGATATGGATTATACGCGCCTAAAAGGGCTAAAAGAATGGAATTTTGGCACTTTTGAGGGCGAGAGTGAGGATTTAAACCCGCAACTTCCATATGGTGATTTCTTTGCCGATTTTGGCGGTGAACGGGAAATGGATTTTCGCGCCCGTTTGGTTGAAACCATGGAAGCGATTATGAATGAACCCGGGCATAATACTGTGTTGGCAGTTTCACATGGTGCTGCTTATGCCCAGTTTGCCCGTAATTGGGAAGCTAACAGTAAAGTCGGAATTGTCCGCGGTTTGAAAAATTGCTGCATTCTAAAATTTGAATACGAGGATGGTCAGTTTACTTTAGTGGATTTTATCAACCATGATTTTAGTAAGCTCATTTAG